The Micromonospora sp. NBC_01740 genome includes a window with the following:
- a CDS encoding glycosyltransferase family 2 protein, with amino-acid sequence MTEHPSVSAVVPTRDRPELLRAAVRAILDQDHPGPIEVVVVYDQSEPDASLAELSRPDRLVRVIRNERAPGLAGARNSGVLAATGELVAFCDDDDEWLPGKLRAQVEALAAHPDAEFVSCGIRVSYDGHTVDRALPKDSVTLADLLRDRMTELHPSTFLIRAAALRDGFGLVDEEIPGSYAEDYEFLLRAARSAPLVNLRTPYVLVRWHKRSYFAQRWDTISEALQWLLERYPEFGTQPAGEARVTGQIAFARAASGDRRGAMRWARHTIRRNPREPRAYLALAVAGRMVRADAVLRTLHKRGRGI; translated from the coding sequence ATGACCGAACACCCGAGCGTGAGCGCGGTGGTGCCCACCCGGGACCGCCCGGAGCTGCTCCGGGCCGCCGTACGCGCCATCCTCGACCAGGACCACCCCGGCCCGATCGAGGTGGTGGTGGTCTACGACCAGTCCGAGCCGGACGCCTCGCTGGCCGAGCTGTCCCGCCCGGACCGGCTGGTCCGGGTCATCCGCAACGAGCGCGCCCCCGGCCTGGCCGGCGCCCGCAACTCGGGCGTCCTGGCGGCCACCGGCGAGCTCGTCGCGTTCTGCGACGACGACGACGAGTGGCTGCCCGGCAAGCTGCGGGCCCAGGTCGAGGCGCTCGCCGCCCACCCCGACGCGGAGTTCGTCAGCTGCGGCATCCGGGTCAGCTACGACGGGCACACCGTCGACCGGGCACTGCCGAAGGACTCCGTCACCCTGGCCGACCTGCTGCGGGACCGGATGACGGAGCTGCACCCGTCGACCTTCCTGATCCGCGCTGCCGCGCTGCGCGACGGGTTCGGGCTGGTCGACGAGGAGATCCCGGGCAGCTACGCGGAGGACTACGAGTTCCTGCTGCGGGCCGCCCGCAGCGCGCCGCTGGTCAACCTGCGCACGCCGTACGTGCTGGTGCGCTGGCACAAGCGGTCCTACTTCGCGCAGCGCTGGGACACCATCTCCGAGGCGTTGCAGTGGCTGCTGGAGCGGTACCCGGAGTTCGGCACCCAGCCGGCCGGCGAGGCGCGGGTCACCGGGCAGATCGCCTTCGCCCGTGCCGCGTCCGGCGACCGGCGGGGCGCGATGCGCTGGGCCCGGCACACCATCCGGCGCAACCCGCGCGAGCCGAGGGCGTACCTGGCCCTCGCCGTCGCCGGGCGGATGGTCCGCGCCGACGCGGTGCTGCGTACCCTGCACAAACGCGGCCGGGGCATCTGA
- a CDS encoding alpha/beta fold hydrolase, translating into MATFVLVPGFWLGGWAWRDVTAALRGQGHEVHPVTLTGVAERAHLAGPEVGLETHTTDIVRLIEVEELHDVVLVGHSGGGLPVTQAADRLGERIARVVYVESGPMPDGMSQFDSNPPEEQERLRAEIGDGHLLPPPAFDPAQDPQNLAGLDPAALALLRRRATAHPLRAATDPVRRTGGRAVPTALVASTFPLAVVEDMIAQGHPFFAGLAGGRLYALPTGHWPLLSEPKGLADVLDDIARE; encoded by the coding sequence ATGGCGACGTTCGTGCTGGTGCCGGGGTTCTGGCTGGGCGGTTGGGCGTGGCGCGACGTGACCGCGGCGCTGCGCGGGCAGGGCCACGAGGTGCACCCGGTGACGCTGACCGGGGTGGCCGAGCGCGCCCACCTCGCCGGCCCGGAGGTCGGCCTGGAGACACACACGACCGACATCGTCCGGTTGATCGAGGTGGAGGAGCTGCACGACGTCGTGCTGGTGGGCCACTCCGGCGGCGGGCTGCCGGTGACCCAGGCGGCGGACCGCCTCGGCGAGCGGATCGCCCGGGTGGTCTACGTGGAGAGCGGGCCGATGCCCGACGGCATGTCGCAGTTCGACAGCAACCCGCCCGAGGAGCAGGAGCGGCTGCGCGCCGAGATCGGCGACGGGCACCTGCTGCCGCCGCCCGCGTTCGACCCGGCCCAGGACCCGCAGAACCTGGCCGGGCTGGACCCGGCCGCACTCGCGCTGCTGCGGCGGCGGGCCACCGCCCACCCGCTGCGCGCCGCCACCGACCCGGTGCGCCGCACCGGTGGGCGCGCGGTGCCGACGGCCCTGGTGGCGAGCACCTTCCCGCTCGCGGTGGTCGAGGACATGATCGCGCAGGGCCACCCGTTCTTCGCCGGGCTGGCCGGCGGCCGGCTGTACGCGCTGCCCACCGGCCACTGGCCACTGCTCAGCGAGCCGAAGGGACTGGCCGACGTGCTCGACGACATCGCCCGCGAGTGA
- a CDS encoding glycosyltransferase produces the protein MPRPRDSGSLAQARLLVAVGTDKHPFDRLVGWLEEWHPAVAEDVGLTVQHGHTRAPGVPGAMPFLGHDELQTAMAEADLVVCHGGPATILEARRHGHLPIVVPRDPTRGEHVDDHQQLFARRLGAAGMVALAETREALFEALTAGLADPSRFAVAADPDASRARRAAVEQVGRIVEDLVAASTGRRQRTRWRPWARPARNGERR, from the coding sequence GTGCCCCGGCCGCGCGACTCCGGCAGCCTCGCGCAGGCCCGGCTGCTGGTCGCCGTCGGCACCGACAAGCACCCGTTCGACCGCCTGGTCGGCTGGCTGGAGGAGTGGCATCCCGCCGTCGCCGAGGACGTCGGGCTGACCGTCCAGCACGGACACACCCGGGCCCCCGGGGTGCCCGGGGCGATGCCCTTCCTCGGTCACGACGAGCTGCAGACGGCGATGGCCGAGGCCGACCTCGTGGTCTGCCACGGCGGCCCGGCCACCATCCTGGAGGCCCGCCGGCACGGTCACCTGCCGATCGTCGTCCCACGGGATCCGACCCGGGGCGAACACGTCGACGACCACCAGCAGTTGTTCGCCCGTCGCCTGGGCGCGGCCGGCATGGTGGCGCTGGCCGAGACCCGGGAGGCGCTGTTCGAGGCGCTCACCGCAGGCCTCGCCGACCCGTCGCGGTTCGCCGTCGCGGCCGACCCGGACGCGTCCCGGGCGCGCCGCGCGGCGGTCGAGCAGGTGGGACGGATCGTGGAGGACCTGGTGGCCGCGTCGACCGGACGACGGCAGCGGACGAGGTGGCGGCCGTGGGCACGGCCGGCCCGGAACGGAGAGCGGCGATGA
- a CDS encoding sulfotransferase domain-containing protein, whose translation MPSIRDRVKQLVPTQVTERVRESLVDYGVRTSDRRPLPDFLIIGTKRGGTTSLWNYLIQHPLVPRLFPAWNTKSSHYFEEHWRRGEAWYRSHFPTQRHREALEKRHGGPVRVGEAAPLYMFHPLAAQRVAALMPSVRLIVLLRDPVERAYSHWKERRTHGIEPLDFAAALAAEQERTAGERERLIAEPEYFSEPYDWYTYRARGRYLEHLEPWLERFDRQQILFLPSEDLYRDARSTYRRTLDFLGLPPHDLPDFKVYNDRRSSPLEPAVRAELTEYYRPYNDALRQRLGLELDWPDQAP comes from the coding sequence GTGCCGTCCATCCGAGACCGGGTGAAGCAGCTCGTACCGACCCAGGTGACGGAGCGGGTGCGGGAGTCGCTCGTCGACTACGGGGTACGGACCAGCGACCGGCGACCGCTGCCGGACTTCCTCATCATCGGCACCAAGCGGGGCGGCACCACCTCGCTGTGGAACTACCTGATCCAGCACCCGCTGGTGCCCCGGCTCTTCCCGGCCTGGAACACCAAGTCCTCGCACTACTTCGAGGAGCACTGGCGTCGGGGCGAGGCCTGGTACCGCTCGCACTTCCCCACCCAGCGCCACCGGGAGGCGCTGGAGAAGCGGCACGGCGGGCCGGTACGCGTCGGCGAGGCGGCACCGCTGTACATGTTCCACCCCCTCGCGGCGCAGCGGGTCGCGGCGCTGATGCCGTCGGTGCGGCTGATCGTGCTGCTGCGCGACCCGGTGGAGCGGGCGTACTCGCACTGGAAGGAGCGGCGCACGCACGGCATCGAGCCGCTCGACTTCGCCGCCGCGCTGGCCGCCGAGCAGGAGCGTACGGCGGGGGAGCGGGAGCGGCTGATCGCCGAGCCGGAGTACTTCAGCGAGCCGTACGACTGGTACACCTACCGGGCCCGGGGCCGCTACCTGGAGCACCTGGAGCCGTGGCTGGAGCGCTTCGACCGGCAGCAGATCCTCTTCCTGCCCAGCGAGGACCTCTACCGCGACGCCCGGTCCACCTACCGCCGGACGCTGGACTTCCTCGGCCTGCCCCCGCACGACCTGCCCGACTTCAAGGTCTACAACGACCGCCGCTCGTCGCCGCTGGAGCCGGCGGTGCGCGCCGAGCTGACCGAGTACTACCGCCCGTACAACGACGCGTTGCGGCAGCGGTTGGGGCTGGAGCTCGACTGGCCGGACCAGGCCCCGTGA
- the aroC gene encoding chorismate synthase, with the protein MLRWLTAGESHGPALVAMLEGVPAGVEVTTGDIAGELARRRLGYGRGARMSFEQDEVEVIGGLRHGATLGSPVAIRVGNSEWPKWRTVMAADPVDAEELASQARNAPLTRPRPGHADLAGMQKYGHTDARPILERASARETAARVAVGTVAKALLRQALGIEIVSHVVELGPVAAKPGLRPTPADADRIDADPLRCLDPEASARMVAEVDAAKKAADTLGGVVEVLAYGVPPGLGSHVQWDRKLDARLATALMSIQAIKGVEIGDGWQQARSRGSEAHDEIIPTATGVRRVTDRAGGLEGGITTGEPLRVKAAMKPISSLNRALATVDVTTGEPATAINQRSDVCAVPAAAVVAEAMVALVLAEAATEKFGGDSVAEIRRNLASYLDALVIR; encoded by the coding sequence GTGTTGCGCTGGTTGACTGCAGGGGAATCGCACGGTCCCGCCCTCGTCGCGATGCTCGAGGGCGTGCCCGCCGGCGTCGAGGTGACCACCGGGGACATCGCCGGTGAGCTGGCCCGGCGCCGGCTCGGCTACGGCCGGGGTGCGCGGATGTCGTTCGAGCAGGACGAGGTGGAGGTCATCGGCGGGCTGCGGCACGGGGCGACCCTCGGCAGCCCGGTCGCGATCCGCGTCGGCAACTCCGAGTGGCCCAAGTGGCGCACCGTGATGGCCGCCGACCCGGTCGACGCGGAGGAACTGGCCAGCCAGGCCCGCAACGCGCCGCTCACCCGCCCCCGCCCGGGGCACGCCGACCTGGCCGGCATGCAGAAGTACGGCCACACCGACGCCCGGCCGATCCTGGAGCGGGCCAGCGCGCGGGAGACCGCCGCCCGGGTCGCCGTCGGCACGGTCGCCAAGGCGCTGCTCCGGCAGGCCCTCGGCATCGAGATCGTCTCGCACGTGGTGGAGCTGGGCCCGGTCGCCGCCAAGCCCGGGCTGCGCCCCACGCCCGCCGACGCCGACCGCATCGACGCGGACCCGCTGCGCTGCCTCGACCCGGAGGCCAGCGCCCGGATGGTCGCCGAGGTCGACGCCGCGAAGAAGGCCGCCGACACCCTGGGTGGCGTGGTCGAGGTGCTGGCGTACGGGGTGCCGCCGGGCCTGGGCAGCCACGTGCAGTGGGACCGCAAGCTCGACGCCCGGCTCGCGACCGCCCTCATGTCGATCCAGGCCATCAAGGGCGTGGAGATCGGCGACGGCTGGCAGCAGGCGCGCTCGCGTGGCTCCGAGGCGCACGACGAGATCATCCCCACCGCCACCGGCGTACGCCGGGTCACCGACCGGGCCGGCGGGCTGGAGGGCGGCATCACCACCGGCGAGCCGCTGCGGGTGAAGGCCGCGATGAAGCCGATCTCGTCGCTGAACCGGGCACTGGCGACGGTGGACGTCACCACCGGCGAGCCGGCCACCGCGATCAACCAGCGCTCGGACGTCTGCGCCGTGCCCGCCGCCGCCGTCGTCGCCGAGGCGATGGTGGCGCTGGTGCTGGCGGAGGCCGCCACCGAGAAGTTCGGCGGCGACTCGGTCGCCGAGATCCGCCGCAACCTGGCCAGCTACCTCGACGCCCTGGTGATCCGGTGA
- a CDS encoding UDP-N-acetylglucosamine--LPS N-acetylglucosamine transferase: METTTEDAGEPGVLLLVGSSGGHLAQLLALRPWYERWRRCWVTFDTPEALSLLAGEELVPAHHPTTRNVPNLLRNAVLAWRVLRSRRVAAVVTTGAGVAVPFVVLARLRRVPTVYIEVYDRIDTPTLTARLCRPFLSAMLVQWDEQRRQYPEATVVGTLL; this comes from the coding sequence GTGGAAACGACGACCGAGGATGCCGGCGAGCCCGGAGTCCTGCTCCTGGTGGGCTCCAGCGGCGGCCACCTGGCCCAACTGCTCGCCCTGCGCCCGTGGTACGAACGCTGGCGGCGGTGCTGGGTCACCTTCGACACACCCGAGGCGCTCTCGCTGCTGGCCGGCGAGGAACTCGTCCCGGCGCACCACCCGACCACCCGCAACGTGCCGAACCTGCTGCGCAACGCCGTACTCGCCTGGCGGGTGCTGCGGTCGCGCCGGGTCGCCGCGGTGGTGACCACCGGCGCCGGGGTGGCCGTCCCGTTCGTGGTGCTGGCCCGGCTCCGGCGCGTGCCGACCGTCTACATCGAGGTGTACGACCGCATCGACACCCCGACCCTGACCGCCCGGCTCTGCCGGCCGTTCCTCTCCGCGATGCTCGTGCAGTGGGACGAGCAGCGCCGCCAGTACCCGGAGGCCACCGTCGTGGGGACCCTGCTGTGA
- a CDS encoding shikimate kinase: MAPVCVLVGAPGSGKTTVGLALAELLGVEFRDTDLDIVRLAGKPISEIFIDEGEDHFRTLERAAVAAGLASCEGVLALGGGAILAEENRAALVGHPVVHLSVELSDAVKRVGLGGGRPLLAINPRATLKYLLDQRRPLYAEVATATVVTDGREPAEIAAEIAALLKR; this comes from the coding sequence ATGGCGCCGGTCTGCGTACTGGTGGGGGCGCCCGGCTCGGGCAAGACCACCGTCGGGCTGGCGCTGGCCGAGCTGCTCGGCGTGGAGTTCCGCGACACCGACCTGGACATCGTGCGCCTGGCCGGCAAGCCGATCTCCGAGATCTTCATCGACGAGGGTGAGGACCACTTCCGTACCCTCGAACGGGCGGCCGTGGCAGCGGGGCTGGCCTCGTGCGAGGGCGTGCTCGCCCTCGGCGGCGGCGCGATCCTCGCCGAGGAGAACCGCGCGGCCCTGGTCGGGCACCCCGTGGTCCACCTCTCCGTGGAGCTGTCCGACGCGGTGAAGCGGGTCGGGCTCGGCGGGGGCCGCCCCCTGCTGGCGATCAACCCCCGGGCGACGCTGAAGTACCTGCTGGACCAGCGCCGTCCCCTCTACGCCGAGGTGGCCACCGCCACGGTCGTCACCGACGGGCGGGAACCGGCGGAGATCGCCGCCGAGATCGCCGCGCTCCTCAAGCGCTGA